One window of the Salvelinus sp. IW2-2015 linkage group LG10, ASM291031v2, whole genome shotgun sequence genome contains the following:
- the LOC111969387 gene encoding ELKS/Rab6-interacting/CAST family member 1: protein MLRYSSPGSVTTTEDSPEQPSERRIQRLRLTLHTGDNGQNETKKPTSDTQEEKVVNGTWKKNRLIQRERPAGSESPVQQLRAATNGELETSLQRQRGPKVYGVLQRTGSDRQQEVMACEWSVNHLRDEMRYIREVRDSLEKVRERMYGQVGGMQQSMQKLSQDIRTANSQRKTLEKEVRVRTAAMDSFDQMNSSLISANIDLQKSLLESCHNRVDSRDEMKSLRSSFQQAEERLKERERQLELAQAENCTLKLKVESSQEANSHAVQEVTARLQRQYEERLQEEQRKHREEIEKLQAQIDEYIRRLEEAEKNAKIAEAKIAERDQRISEVERLLDCMGQERGHLQKKLQECEQRLRSMEVTYKTDATVAKSSQKLEEEAGELRERIKHLNDMVFCQQRKVKGMIEEVESLRAKLAQKDMFISELLDRIAIVECENNELEDKLKYFMSVQSVPREVVQTREIGVGCDLLPRPEIQGYEVETNVQPPAAHYQPRQTPIHPSSTEYLGQSRTFRSGLPPPSRLESSLLRYXPPEYSRYLSTNSSRSFGTLTSPTLSSSGPLSPDQSSTEESASVQITDTASSPEADISAPSCSRARSSPSKINTPFMKLIEITAKINIELTMFSSSWAAPSERQGQVGDLKTKSKEELDELLSRQDKLLSNKRFIQTLPDKGKKISDFAERLCLALAQNEEEEMKQDMLSSVRTELQSKYQQTLTQRQHGSQNKPETSQHRRQAGDTAPGNVQELDVSPLSPNVQKSKTVDTRQEDSVSKVSAAETMEMAQAGGDAGASLDSDRTKESDLAEALQRVTLSDHSTGSSGSPKDTFNRSATGNPFLGRQPQKKPHYIEVLARTEKDPAMKRQKYKPNQFAHNTDGSPSGSLSPSQSPGGLLPSPVLSVEARRERDRKHIDDITAARLPLLHYSPAQLLTLEQSADLLLEQTRKHQELQAKLAAQKLSEGLRFSTGSYVVEGGPLGAYREVHDDVAQLSSEED, encoded by the exons CAAGAGGAGAAGGTTGTCAATGGAACATGGAAGAAGAACAGACTCATTCAGAGAGAGAGGCCAGCTGGCAGTGAGTCACCTGTACAG CAGCTCAGAGCAGCGACCAATGGGGAGCTAGAGACATCGCTGCAGCGGCAGCGCGGGCCCAAGGTGTACGGTGTGTTGCAGAGGACAGGCTCGGACAGACAGCAGGAAGTGATGGCGTGCGAGTGGTCTGTCAATCACCTGAGGGATGAGATGAGGTACATCAGGGAG GTGAGAGATTCCCTGGAGAAGGTCAGAGAGCGGATGTACGGCCAGGTTGGAGGAATGCAACAGTCGATGCAGAAACTATCACAAGACATCAGG ACTGCCAACTCCCAGAGAAAGACTCTGGAGAAAGAGGTGAGGGTTCGGACTGCAGCCATGGACAGCTTCGACCAGATGAACAGCTCCCTTATATCTGCCAACATTGACCTCCAG AAATCTCTACTAGAGAGCTGTCACAATCGTGTGGACTCCCGGGATGAGATGAAGAGTCTGAGAAGCTCCTTTCAGCAGGCCGAGGAGAggctgaaggagagggagaggcagctGGAACTTGCCCAGGCTGAGAACTGCACACTCAAACTGAAG GTGGAATCGTCTCAGGAGGCCAACAGCCATGCAGTGCAGGAGGTGACAGCGAGGCTACAGAGACAGTATGAGGAGAGACTTCAGGAGGAGCagaggaaacacagagaggagatagagaagcTACAG GCCCAAATTGACGAGTATATTAGGCGAttagaggaggcagagaagaatGCTAAGATTGCGGAGGCCAAGATTGCTGAAAGGGACCAGAGGATCAGTGAGGTGGAGCGCCTGCTGGACTGTATGGGACAG GAAAGGGGCCATCTTCAGAAAAAACTGCAGGAATGTGAACAGCGTCTACGCTCGATGGAGGTGACATACAAAACAGATGCAACTGTAGCAAAGAG TTCTCAAAAGTTggaagaggaggcaggggagCTCCGTGAGAGAATCAAACACCTGAATGACATGGTGTTCTGTCAGCAGAGGAAGGTCAAAGGCATGATAGAGGAG GTTGAATCATTACGAGCTAAATTGGCACAGAAGGACATGTTCATCTCAGAGCTTCTGGACAGAATTGCTATTGTGGAGTGTGAG AATAATGAGTTAGAAGACAAGCTGAAGTATTTTATGTCTGTACAGAGTGTGCCAAGGGAAGTTGTGCAAACCAGAGAGATAGGAGTGGGCTGTGATCTCCTCCCCAG ACCTGAAATACAGGGGTATGAGGTTGAAACTAATGTCCAACCTCCAGCAGCACATTACCAACCCAGACAAACCCCAATCCATCCCTCTTCTACAGAATACCTAGGACAGTCTAGGACATTCAGATCAGGTCTACCGCCACCCAGCAGACTGGAGTCTAGTTTACTGAGGTACWCTCCTCCTGAGTACAGTAGGTATCTGTCAACCAACTCCTCAAGATCCTTTGGAACACTAACCAGTCCAACGCTGTCTTCGTCTGGCCCTCTAAGCCCTGATCAGTCCAGTACAGAAGAGTCTGCCTCAGTTCAAATCACAGATACAGCCTCAAGTCCAGAGGCGGACATTTCAGCCCCATCCTGTTCTCGAGCAAGATCAAGCCCATCCAAAATCAACACACCTTTCATGAAACTTATAGAGATAACAGCAAAGATTAACATTGA gttaacaaTGTTCTCGTCATCGTGGGCAGCTCCATCAGAACGCCAGGGGCAAGTGGGGGATCTCAAAACCAAGAGCAAAGAAGAACTTGATGAATTACTGTCACGCCAAGATAAATTATTATCTAACAA GAGGTTCATACAGACCCTTCCAGACAAAGGGAAGAAGATCTCAGACTTTGCAGAGAGATTATGCCTTGCTCTTGCCCAAAATGAAGAAGAGGAGATGAAGCAAGATATGCTGTCATCTGTCAGGACAGAGCTGCAGTCTAAATACCAGCAGACTTTGACACAAAGACAACATGGTAGCCAGAATAAACCAGAAACTTCCCAACATAGGAGACAAGCTGGGGACACAGCTCCTGGAAATGTCCAAGAATTGGACGTCTCACCTCTGTCACCTAATGTTCAGAAGAGCAAAACAGTTGACACGCGGCAAGAAGACAGTGTGTCCAAAGTATCTGCTGCTGAAACCATGGAGATGGCCCAGGCTGGTGGTGATGCAGGGGCCTCTCTAGACTCTGACAGGACAAAAGAGAGCGACCTAGCAGAGGCCTTGCAGAGGGTCACTCTGTCTGACCACTCAACTGGCTCGAGTGGATCCCCTAAAGACACATTCAACAGATCTGCTACTGGCAACCCCTtccttggaaggcagccacagaaGAAACCACACTACATAGAAGTCCTGGCGAGGACTGAGAAGGATCCGGCTATGAAGAGACAGAAGTATAAGCCTAATCA GTTTGCCCACAACACAGATGGCTCCCCGTCAGGGTCTCTGTCACCCAGCCAATCCCCTGGAGGCTTATTACCATCACCAGTGCTCTCCGTTGAGGCCAGGAGGGAGCGAGACAGGAAGCACATTGACGACATCACTGCGGCCAGGCTCccactgctccactacagccctgcccAGCTGCTGACCCTGGAGCAGTCAGCTGACCTGCTACTCGAGCAGACCAGGAAACACCAG